In Megalops cyprinoides isolate fMegCyp1 chromosome 16, fMegCyp1.pri, whole genome shotgun sequence, the genomic window CTACGACTCGATAAACTCGTAAATAAAGACTTCAGAGGGTTTATTGTCAATGCACTGATGAAGTGACAAATATCACCAATCAAGCCAAGCGCAAACCTACAATCGTTCCTCAACGGGGCCTTTATTGATCCATTATATTTTAGATAATGTGAGCCATTGAAGAAAAATACCCACAGTTTCGACAAACGCccacaataaaaatgcatgcttAGTATGCAGGCGGATTTTAGAGtaactgttttttcccccaaagaaTAGTCCGACGTCGTATCCTTAATAAATACCATGCAAATTACACGAAATGAAACCATGCGCACGAATGCAATGATGCTATAAAGATGTGAAATTGAATCGTGTGTACCCATTGAAATTCCGACTGTGCTGAAAAACGTGTAGTCTAGTATAACATGCAGTTATTCTATCCAACATCACGTTGTTTGGTCACTTAGCGTATTTAAAGCGAAAGAAAATGGTTAGGCCATTTTTGTGTTGGGTTTGCTCAACCCATCCGTTCTAGAACGGGTTATGCATGTCATCAACAAAAACTATCGCActattgaatttgaatttaaaccGCAGCCCATTCAATTTAATGTATGGTATTATGGCTATGGTTAACGCAACGTTAAGGTTTTTAAGATTATTTCAACACATAATAAGCGACAGGAACTGCACTTCGTGTTCACGGATCGTTAAGACGCAAAATCGACTGAATCCATTCAAACGTTTGATTACTGAGCGGGATATACATGGACTCACATTTGAAAGTTGCACTGTCCAGAAAAGAGAAGATTAACATAAGTGGACCACAGCCAAGTCCCGCCACTGAACACTGCATAATCAGTTGTTAATTTGCTTTTGATCTAGTAAGTCTCCCCTTCATGGGGTGCGCGGAAGTGCAATGATATAGCCTACACTTCTTCACAAGCATTTAGCTTTTTTAGTGACCAATTCCGATTCACCCGCTTTCCTCTACTTAGCAACGCTTTTATTTCATGAGGTTGGAAGAAATGTAATTCCagtatgtgttatgtgttaatTATGTTGTTGGTTATTTCGACttgataaatgacaaatgaaaaatgatgaatatCAAGCCATAGTTTTGCTCCTAAGACTAACTATGCAGCTCTAGCACTATTGGTTTTATTACTACTAAATTTACTAAATTAGCTATAATTGTGTGTCGTGCTGTTCAGAGTAGTTTATATAATAAGTTCGTATAGAGACATTGAGTCTCTTATTGTATTGAATATGTATCGATTTAACAACTATTGCCAACAACTGAGAGGACTTAAGTTACAGTTAagttacagtatattttaacatttccaCATGTCTGAGACATTTGACTCCcaacatcattaaaataaatattcaccaACCGCAAACGCCACGTTGGGTGCTAGAGGATGAATTTCTATATCAAGTTTCGACATCTGTGCCTCTGATTTCACGTTTTAACAGGTTGTAATCTCCAGGCAGAATAGAATAGTTATATTACCATTGTTGCTATTAGTACTCCATGTGAGAACGCGCCATAGAGTTCAAAGAGTCTCAAATGCCCTCATTTGCAACTTTTCACAGGATCATTAAGATTAAAGCGACACTCCAAACAATAGATGATCTGGAACAGTTAAATTCAGATAGTTTAGCCTGTAATGGCTCAACACAGACTGATTCCGGACATAAAATGTCTTACGTTAGTAACAACAATTTcctaaatgaaataatttcctAAAATGCTGACAGTATACGACGCGATAAGAATCAGAATACGCCTTCGTGAAAGTCACAAGTTCAAACTAAAATTCTGAACTTTCACAGAGTTCACTATAATAATGTGTGGATATGTCTTACGACTCTTAAATTCTTGTATTCATTTAAAGACTAAAGACCTATAGATCGGGAGTCTTAACTGCTAAAGATGGTTTTCATATCCGGCTATGGTTGTTTGCCAGGGACCAAAGCAGCATCAAGACCAAAGTAGCATCATATTGTGCCATCTAGTGCACAAAGATGGCACTGCACCCATGCAATGTATTATTGCCCTGTAACAATTAAATGATAGAAATGCGCTAAAATAACATTTGGATTTTAGTGTATAAACTCTACctaagtaccttgcttaaaGTAAAACTGCAGGAGATAGAGTGAGGACTTTCAGAGTGTTATGTACAGCATGCCTCTAGCCgaaaaagatatttatttatatatatttatatatctatatatttttttaactcttCCTGGAAGCTGAAAGGGAGGGTGTAGTAGTAATAATTGCTCTATGATTATTTAAATCCAACGTTTATTGCCACTCTCTCATTTAAATTCAATGATTGTCACTAACACAAATCAGCATAGGGCAAAGAggtaatatatttttgaaaagttgcattgaagaaaaaaaaaacagcaggaaagagGAATGAGCAGGACCACACATTTTACAGGTCTCTGATTCAGCACTTTATATACATACTGTGCAAACACACGTACCATACCATTTAATCTCCGTTGTATGAAAGCCAACAGATTATACCAAGGCTTTGTTTTTGCGCAACTGACGCAGTATGTAAAGGGATACAGTTAAGAGTTCATGTCATGTGCTCTGTTTACTGATAGGATCACATCAACGCGGTCCTCTTGACCTCCTGCTTCAGTCCGCcgataaaacaaatcaaacaggGAACAAAGTGTTTTACAACTTGGACATAAAACCTATTGTGGCACTGTTAGCGTATCAAGGAAACTCCTTTACCAAGCAGCATGAGGTTCATGATGACAAAACAGGTCTTTCCATCCAAGCACCTTTCCACCCACTCTGAAATGGTAACACAACTTCAAGTGCCTTTGAAGGAAAGAACAGTCTTGCAATGTATGATTTTCAGACACCACATGTAAACAATAATACTGACTGAAGCACACGTAAAACGTTCCAGAAgtacatgaaatacatttcaacatCTCCAAGTATTACCTGTATTACCATAGCAAATTCACTCCAAATGGATCATCTGCCAACTGCTatctcttcaaaaaaaaaagtcctgttAAATTGTTTCCACATACAATGTGTACCTCATTTCTGCTCACATAAGATCCTAGCAAAAGGTTCAGTTTTGTGACCTCTTCAAAAAAGTCCCTGAAATTTAGTCCGTGATTCAGCACTTTTCTCCAAGACCAACTTAGGCAGCTATTATGTAGTTTATCCAGAACTGAAAGACAAAGGGGGAAATACTAGTCCAGTTTAAATGACGCTGTCACTGCAGTGGCCATCCATGCCCTGCCTTTATGCCTACATGTCTTTGTTGGCGTAACACAGAGGGGTTTCCTGGTCCCTGGCAGCCTCTGTATGCAGCCAGAAGGCGGATCCAGACCCCTCTCCACTGACCTATGGTCCACGTGACCAGATTCAAGGCATACTAACTTAGTAGACACCAAGGCGTTTGGCTATGGTCACACTCCAGTGTAACACTGATGACAGTACAGGGGGCACCGCTGATCGTGAGCTCCTGCCTGGACTCCACCTTGTACCGCAGGTTGGTCAACCCACCCTCCGGGTCCACCTTGAACTGTTCCTATTTAAACAAGGCAAAACATGGCAATTGCTTTACTACAAAATTTGAACAAAATCAAAGTTTTAACATAACAATGAATCGTCATTTTATGGAAAagtttatttagaaaatatgtaCATGCCCTTTTTCCATTCCCAGATGACCTCGTCAGAAGAATGGTTCAATAGTGTGAGCAATTTCATTATCAATGGTGATGAAGGACAAATGGTTTAATAGTGTGAGTACTATCATTATGAATGGTGATAAAGTGGTTTCTACAGCCATGGCAAGGTTACAAAATGAAGATCCAATAATTCCGCAGGTGTGATGAGGCCCTGTATTCGATAGCTTTGCACTGGTACACAGTACATGTGATTATCTTTTTGTGGAGATTGTTAGCAGGTGACAACAGACTAAATAACTGACCTGCTTTTGGGCAGCTATTCTCTTCTggtctctcttcctccaggcAGGGTCGTGAATGTGTCGGAAGGTTTTGTAACCCGTGGTTATCCCACTGGGTCgaaacagctgaaataaaaaagacgATGTGTGTCGGTAAACAGGCGCCGTGCGAATGAAAACACTCCACTGTCCATTCGAATAATGCAGGAATACCTGTAATCCAGCTGTTCTCAGTCTCCTGTAGAACTCATCGTCTTCCCTTCCCCAGCCCCAGAACCGGTTGGACATGCCATTGCACTGCAGTGACAGAAAGAAGAGTCAACAGAGCTACAAACACAGCGTTTCCTTAACCTACTGCTCAAGGTGCTCAGCATCTAAGCAGTCTCAAAATGTGGAGATGTGGAGCACTGGGTTACCATTTGATAGTGCTGCTTAGTGAGGAGCAGTATCCCTCCCACGTAGGTCTTATAGTGGTAGAGCGGATGCAGCTCCGGGGAAGCTATGTGAAAGGGCCCCTGTTCTGGGAATCCATAGTCCAGCGCTTCATTCTGAGGCAACAGGTCTACATCATGCATAGCGATGTAATCGGTGTCATTCCCGCTTTCCACGAAGCCGACGTTGATAAGTGAAGCCCTATTGAAGCTGTAGAaggagaagtttttttttttaactcagaGCTGAGGATCAAGCTTCTTCATATTAGTTACATCAGAAATTTACTATGTACATTTACTCAATAGAGAGTAATGTACAAATGTGCATTACATGTACAAACTGTTACAAACTATTCATGTACAAACTGTTACAAACAGTTTATGCATTTATCCATTTTATGGATCAGTCGCATAGCTCAGTACTTTTCACTTCTCCACAAATACAGCACCACAAAATGATCTTGTTGTCACAGTGCAGTTTAACGTAAAAGACCGAAACTAGTTTCAAGCATGtaactgtgtttaaaaataagctGAGTTGGAGGCCTATTTCTGAATATTTAGCATAATCATTCTATACTTTGAAAACAAGATGCGGTTTTGAAAATCAATATCCTTCTGTCTTACCGATAGTGATCCAACTGGTTGATGACAAAGATCTTGTGTCGTATTTTCTTCTTGTTCAGGTAGGCATGCATGTAAGGGACGAAGACCAGCAGCTCTTCAAATCTCTCCCGGAAAGGGATGAGGAGGGCCATTTTATGAGGACCCCAAGAGGGGTCGTCCGCTGCGGATGGCTGTCTGTCCAGCAGGCAGGGTTGGTGAGGCACATGACTGTCCTCCACCACAGCGCGGCTCATGTCACCCGAGCAGCTGAGCTGTAGCCACAGAAGCGGGCCCAGGACCAAGGCCATGCACAGGCAGAACAGCTTCAGCACACTGCATTTCCAAGACAGAAATCTGAAAGACAAAGGCAATTCATAATTCTGCATGTTTCAAATTGGTTGAATATTTACTCATGCTAAATGTTGCAaattgcatacatacacacagagacttcaaaaaaaaaagtctttaaaaacCACATCGTGCATTCGGCACATCTTGACACTGCACTTGACTACACTGCTGCTAGCCATAGGTTTATTATGTCACAGTAATAATTAGGGGTGGGGAGGTATAATTGATTATCTGGTTACctgcaaaaaaacagacaagtgaATGCTGAAAATACTGCTCAAATACAGGATATTGTCACATGAATTAGGACATGTGTTCGGACTCTTTTTACAACACCATTATTGCAGATGTAACGGTTTTCTTTCCCCTTGAAAAATAAGGTTTTTTCCCACGCACAGTACAGTTTATACCATATCATATGACTGCTGCAGGCTCCAGATACTTTCCTTTAACATCAGATCCAAGATCAGCTGGTCCACACCCAATCCTAACATCAACTATTTCATATGAAACTAAAGCTAATGTGTAAAGCACAGGTGCACACTACTGTGGCAACGTCAGTGCTCAATTGTTGCCTGATTTAGAAAGCTGTCATTTGTGAAAGTGATACACACGCTGATgcagcagacacacagtcaTCGAAGAAGCAGTGGCATTGATTCTCCTTCATATGTCTACAATGGGATATTACGACATACTGTATCAATGTACCATGTATCATGTACCATGAGGTGGAAAGTGACCTGACCATGAAGAACTAAAAATATTGATACCAGGTCAATGGCCATTCCAGAGGAACACATCCTGTTCCCTCATGTAGACTAaatctgtttatgtgtgagGGTCTACAATTTGGAAGCAAACAACAGTTTTCAAGGGCAATTCAGTTACCTTGGAATCTTACTTCTAGAGAATGGCTGATTACAAATACCCAAAGGTTTTCCGTTCACATCACATGCATGTCACACTGCAACAAATAGCAAAATCACTCAAAATTCACACCCCTAATAACATTAACCTCATAGATTCAggaaaaaaggctgaaaaagGCTCTTAAACACAGGGCCTAGCCCATTTAGCACTTAGTATAAGCCAAAACTGACTTGCACATCTGTTAAAAAACCGTGCATGCCAAACATCATGTTTAACATTCATATCATGGCTTGAAATGGCATAGTGGCAAACCAGCGAGATAAAAGCAGTGGTTTAGATTTGCTACACTTCACTGTCACTTGTTTTGATTGACTTTTGTTAAATGTCAGTATCAGTTATAGTTACGCTCTGAAACAGGTcaagcaaacacaaatattAAGTGACCTGCTTTCTTGTTAGCATGTGCGAACTCATTTATATTTCTCCCTTCCCCTCGGCCAAGTTTCCGAAAACTAGTCTGAGCTTGAGCTGTCGACATCAGGACGTCGCTCTATGTTCTGTAGCTCCTGCAGGTTGCGCATATGTTACCATTTTGTTCTCACTAAATTGAGATCACATGAAAAGCTACAAACAGCGGGAAACAAGTTGGGGTAAGGACCTTGATCTTGTGGAAACGCCGAGATGACAAATACAAAAGCACGTGCACAGCCTGTAGCCCGAGGACTGCTGTGTAAGCTCCAGCCATAGGCTTTGGGTCCACCGTTCAGAAAGACCCTACTGCTGTAAATGAACCTACAGCATTCTGTATAACGCCACAGTTTCAAAACTTCCCAACGTAAGTGTTGCACAATATTCCATTGTGGCAGAATGTGGTTAGAAAAAAAGACAACGATCATGCACTTTGTGCCACTCATGGAATCTTTGATGCACAATTCTACAATAATCATGAGAAAGCAAACGTCGGAGAACCACACTTCTACAATACTCACAAACTATTTCCTTGGCGATGCAGAGCTTTTTGGTGTTCATCTCTGAAAGGTTGTCCCAAGATAATATCAAGATTGTATAAACAGATCATCACCTCTAACGCCACTTCGCGTTTGTGTGTGACTATTAGCTCAACACTTAAAGCTAGGTAACTTACATAGTACCACTCCATTACTCTGTTATACAAAGCCTTCACATACACTGAATATTACATGCATTATTGATTGTTGGGTAAGATCACTCGCACTGCATTATAAAATATGCCCAGGTAGCTCAACCTGAGCAGTGTATGGAGCAAACATAGCCAGCTACACATAACTTACTAGCTAATCCAGTTAGACAGCTAACGTTACCATCAAAATACACCGTAAAACAATCATTTAAAGCACCTTACCTTCTGTCCTCTTTAAAGTAGAGAACCGGTTTTCTTCGAGAAGAATACATCATCTTCACAACTACGCTTCCCAGAACTGTCTTTAGCAAACTGGCTAACTTGGTAGATAGCTAGCCAAATAACACCCCTCGACTTCGGCAGTctagctaatgctagctacTATTTTCTATCCGTACAAGAAACTGATGTCTTGGCTGTAAATCTACAAATGTACATCTCCTTGTCAATTTTCTCCTTCCATTTTACTTCAACGCCATCATGTCCCGATGAAAGCCTATTCTTCTCTTATCCAACTAATTATAATAGAAAATGGCATAATGTACCAGGCTAGTTACTTAGCTGGTTAATATAGCATGGATTCGCTTTCGCTTcgaatagctagctagctagctaacgttaattaaGTCAGCTGCCTTGCTACATTTCCCTTTTTCAGATATCTAGTCTAGCTGTGATAATTCAAGGTAGAGTGAGCGACAGCTACACTGATCTAACTGGCATGCTAACATAGACAGCTAACGGTTATTATTAAAAGCCGTTGTAGTAAGCTATCGAAGGTTACAGCAATTAAATCTAATGAATCCTATACATCGACATAACAAGACGTTTTTCCCCCTTCTAGCTAACCGCATTGTACATACACTGGCAGACGAAACCTACAATCAAACGGTCTTCCTTTCCgctgaaaaaaatgctacacGCTGGCTATTTTCAATCAGGTGCGTTTCGAAGATTGTTCTAAGTGGAAACCGTGGCCAAAGTATTTAAGTTCCTACGCTCGAGAGGACTACATTATTTGTTACACTGCGTAAACAAAGAGGACGTTTGCTGCACTTGTTCAGTAGcgctttaaatgttttatgtagtCTGTAATAAGGAGCCACAGGCAATTATTAACATaagaaaatatacagtacacttATGAAAATCCACGTATTAGGAAAATCCACATAGGACGTAACTACttggtattttatttatatcCTTTAACAGCATTATTCTGTTGAATAATTAATCTAGAATTAGATCTAGAATCTAGAAATTCAATTGCTATACCTTTTGTTAGCACGAGAAACACAGTCAATATTGAGCCGATATTGTGAATATTTCTAGATATTCTTTTAACTGCTGTTCACCATTAATTGTGTACTCCTCTCatagtttacaaaaaaaaaatcatgtaggTGTTCAATGTAATAACGTTATATGGCTAATATTAttgatattaaatattaaaactattttaaacaacaaaaagcttATGGGGGGAAACTTTATTTTCAGGTCTCATTacaaaaattcaattcaaaagaATTCTTAAAGATTTGCATCCAGATTTGAACACCCTTAATAACCCAAGAAACATTGAAACGCAAAACCTTCACCCATTTTTCACTGTTACTtcttattcattaaaaacagatcaaattcaaaatataaaagaCTGATTAGCCAGACTCTTCTCAataatacaaatgcaaaaagaaaatggcacactaaatgaatgaatgaaagtcTACAACAGAGCATTTGCTATGATGATTAACCAGAGAAATTTTGTGGTTGCGCAATACCGAGACGAAACACAGGGATCTGATTCCTCAGATGTGCCTCAGCAAAAATAATCAGCAAATGACTTTAAAGTACTGTGATCAGGACCCACtatgtttttggaaatgttaGGAAAACATTTACAACACATAATGCTCAAATCCCATTGTCCTTTACAGTAGCATACATACATTcaattccttttttaaatttaaaacaaaaatgttaacattttacagtGCCAAGAAATCCTGGATAGGAGGAAATGCAGTATGTGGTATTCTTCATTCTCAAGATCACTTAACTGTTGTAAGTTCTACTCAAACTTCTAACCCAGTTAAACCATGCACATGTAGATATTCTAACCAGAGCCATTTGCCTGAAAAGTTACTACACAGATTGGAGGGCTTACACATTATCTATTAATGTTGGTATGTACACCTACAACCTAACAGATTTGCCATTAAGAATGGAATGGGCAAGATGGTTGCCTCTTTGGACACTTCAGTATATTGCTTTGCCCAAAGACTCTATAAAATTGCCAATATGGGCCAATCAGACggaaatgcacattttctgcACCATAAGGAAAATTACCTGACCTGGGTTTTATTCCAATTAGAACATAAATGATTGAGATTCACGTTGTAAAACGTGTCCCTAATGCATACTCCCACCACAATTTCACAACCCAAAAGGACACCGGCATATTACCCAACCAACTACCATACAGGTTTGGTTCAAGTGACAGTAACTAGGTCTTCCAATTGTCAAAGACTGTATACATAATTCATGGTatataaagcaaacaaaaacacagcaactgTAACAGATGGCACAATTTCCTGCTTCACATCTGGCTAGTAGGATTTTCCATGATCAAGCCCTGAAAGGTCACTCTGTCAACATTGCTATTAACAAGTTTATGTCTGACCATCTAGGACTTAGATCGGTAGCACACTGGTTTAATATCACAGTACAAAGCACATCAAATTAATCACTGGAAGTATGttacacatttaatattttgttaaaataagCCTTTTGGATGTTATAAAAATCCCATTTGCCGCATGAATTGGTCAAGTTCTACCAAGAGCAAATTTCACAATACAGACTAAAAATGAGCTGATCATGTCTAACACAGCACTATGCTGTAAGAAGGGGTCAGTAAATGATtgtgtaatgtttaaaaataactatcAGTGGTGTTTGAacttactttattgtcattttagaaGACTCACACTGACCTACCTTGATTAATGATAGGTGTATGTATTCTTTACCTGTTGAATTACATCAGAAATTTTCAAGTGGTTTTTGtgatttacaaagaaaaaagtgagaAGTGCAACTAACCTTTACATTAATGAGCCTGCTGAAGAGTATCATAGCCAAACAGACAAtctcaaaagcaaaacagaggcagaaaacTAAGACCAAATCAGTGGCTAAAACCATGCCCTgcccaaaataaaacacaatacagGGTAACCTATTACAAAAAAGGGGGGATTTATCACAGCTTTTAAAATTCAAGCTGAACAAGTATGTTGTGACTTTAATTGGTAATCAAGGGTATTTTTACTGTAcaacaaaaaggtaaaaaataaacTCCAAAGAAAAactgtgagggaggaggggaaatgCAATGTTGGAACAATATTAAGGTAATTTTGCCAGTCCAGATCTTTGAGATTGTGACATGTGCTGAGTGATGTTTCCTTATACTGCATGaactgaaaatgcataaataaataagagtgcATTCTAGACTAGTTTCTTGGCCTCAAAGAAGCTCTTGAGATGCCTCATCTGCCAGAAGCCGATGGCCACGAGGATGAGCGTCTGCACGATGGACCACCACAGGACCCTCTGGTTGGTGCTCTCGCTGGTCTGCCTGAAGCGTTCTTCACGGTACTGTGAGAGAAGACCGGCCAGCAGGTCACACAAACAGCCAGAGGTTTCAGCAACGGACACCAGCAATATGCAGCAAGTTTTCTTCTGCACTCTGTCCACGTTGTCTTTCGACTTGTGGTCCTAAAATGCCTCAAAGAAAATCTGATCAAAGCTTGTTTATGCTGAGCAGTGTGATCAGATTGCTTGAACTTATGCTGTGAAGAATGAAAAAGGCAACCCACCCTCTGGTAGTTCTGCTCCTTCTGAATCTGGTCAACCTGTTCGACAAGCT contains:
- the b4galt7 gene encoding beta-1,4-galactosyltransferase 7, which translates into the protein MMYSSRRKPVLYFKEDRRFLSWKCSVLKLFCLCMALVLGPLLWLQLSCSGDMSRAVVEDSHVPHQPCLLDRQPSAADDPSWGPHKMALLIPFRERFEELLVFVPYMHAYLNKKKIRHKIFVINQLDHYRFNRASLINVGFVESGNDTDYIAMHDVDLLPQNEALDYGFPEQGPFHIASPELHPLYHYKTYVGGILLLTKQHYQMCNGMSNRFWGWGREDDEFYRRLRTAGLQLFRPSGITTGYKTFRHIHDPAWRKRDQKRIAAQKQEQFKVDPEGGLTNLRYKVESRQELTISGAPCTVISVTLECDHSQTPWCLLS